A genome region from Rubrobacter calidifluminis includes the following:
- a CDS encoding helix-turn-helix domain-containing protein: MEEVRVEGARAVERVIARMRRVEDGPLSLEEMAGMAHLSPFHFSRLFKQVTGVPPGTFMAALRLERAKRLLLTTELDVAEVCYEVGYESPGTFATRFSRLVGVSPGQMRRLPEMLEGATGRLRVPALPPAPGGVAFRVGGELPAGALAFAGLFPAAIPQGRPVACTLIGGPGEHHIPPAPDGLYHLMVAALPLHTSPLEMLLPGPELRVGHAPVAVRRGSSASPADIALRPTRPTDPPLLLALAARLLERAR, translated from the coding sequence ATGGAGGAGGTTCGTGTAGAGGGCGCCCGTGCGGTGGAGCGGGTGATCGCACGGATGCGGCGGGTGGAGGACGGCCCGCTCTCGCTGGAGGAGATGGCCGGGATGGCACACCTCAGCCCCTTCCACTTCTCGCGCCTCTTCAAGCAGGTCACCGGCGTCCCGCCCGGCACGTTCATGGCCGCCCTGCGGCTGGAGCGGGCCAAGCGGCTGCTTCTGACCACGGAGCTGGACGTCGCGGAGGTCTGCTACGAGGTCGGCTACGAGAGCCCCGGAACCTTCGCCACGCGTTTCTCGCGCCTGGTCGGCGTCTCTCCGGGGCAGATGCGCCGCCTCCCCGAGATGCTGGAGGGAGCGACCGGGCGCCTCCGGGTGCCCGCGCTCCCCCCCGCGCCGGGGGGCGTGGCTTTCCGGGTGGGCGGCGAGCTCCCCGCCGGGGCGCTCGCCTTCGCCGGGCTCTTCCCCGCCGCGATCCCGCAGGGCCGCCCCGTGGCGTGCACGTTGATCGGAGGACCGGGCGAGCACCATATCCCACCGGCCCCCGACGGGCTCTACCACCTGATGGTCGCCGCGCTGCCGCTCCATACATCTCCTCTGGAGATGCTGCTCCCTGGCCCCGAACTGCGCGTCGGGCACGCTCCGGTGGCGGTGCGCAGAGGTTCGTCCGCCAGCCCCGCAGACATCGCGCTGCGCCCGACCCGGCCCACAGACCCTCCGCTGCTCCTCGCGCTCGCTGCGCGCCTGCTGGAGAGAGCAAGATAG
- a CDS encoding VOC family protein has product MITKAYVVSVHVGDQERALDFYTNALGFEKRSDEPMGEGARWLTVAPEGAETSIFLEPVGSEGRAGGWANVIFECDDIHATCNKLRDKGVEFSEEPTRQPWGMWARFRDPDGNEFGLYGGR; this is encoded by the coding sequence ATGATCACGAAGGCGTATGTGGTGAGCGTGCACGTGGGCGACCAGGAGAGGGCGCTCGATTTCTACACGAACGCTCTGGGCTTCGAGAAGCGCTCCGACGAGCCGATGGGCGAGGGTGCGCGCTGGCTCACGGTGGCCCCCGAGGGCGCCGAGACCAGCATCTTCCTCGAGCCCGTCGGCTCCGAAGGCCGCGCCGGAGGCTGGGCGAACGTGATCTTCGAGTGCGACGACATCCATGCCACCTGCAATAAACTCCGCGATAAGGGGGTGGAGTTCTCCGAGGAGCCCACCAGGCAGCCGTGGGGGATGTGGGCGCGGTTCAGGGACCCCGACGGCAACGAGTTCGGGCTCTACGGCGGCAGGTAG
- a CDS encoding helix-turn-helix transcriptional regulator has translation MYGYRPTTRLLSMLEILQSRGRMGGPELARRLEVGERTVRRYAAMLREMGVPVEAERGRYGGYVLQPGYRLPPMMFTDEEALGLVLGLLAARRLGLSGAAPAAEGALAKLERVMPGGLRERVGALQRALSIAIDRPAVSARSEALLTLAAAVGERRVWMRYRSGSSGTTERKFDPYGVFYREGYWYAAGYCHLRRGLRLFRVDRVLEARPLEEGFETPTGLDSPEALLHAVAAAPGEEWSVEVLLETEPGEARRQLPPIGISLDQVEEGTLLRCSTPDLGWMARVLAALDCPFIVRAPEELRSALEERAAELAALARRR, from the coding sequence GTGTACGGTTACCGGCCGACCACCAGGCTGCTCTCGATGCTCGAGATCCTGCAATCCCGCGGGCGCATGGGGGGCCCGGAGCTCGCGAGGAGGCTCGAGGTCGGGGAGCGAACGGTGCGGCGCTACGCGGCGATGCTCCGGGAGATGGGCGTCCCGGTCGAAGCGGAGCGCGGACGCTACGGGGGCTACGTGCTCCAGCCCGGCTACCGGCTGCCGCCGATGATGTTCACCGATGAGGAGGCGCTGGGGCTCGTGCTGGGCCTCTTGGCGGCCCGCAGGCTCGGGCTCTCGGGAGCGGCGCCGGCCGCGGAGGGCGCCCTGGCCAAGCTGGAGCGGGTAATGCCCGGGGGGCTGCGGGAGAGGGTCGGTGCACTGCAGCGGGCCCTCTCGATCGCGATAGACAGACCCGCCGTATCTGCGAGGAGCGAGGCGCTCCTGACGCTCGCCGCCGCCGTAGGCGAGAGGAGGGTCTGGATGCGCTACCGCTCCGGTTCGTCGGGGACGACGGAGCGAAAGTTCGACCCTTACGGGGTCTTCTACCGGGAGGGATACTGGTACGCGGCGGGATACTGCCACCTGCGGCGGGGGCTGCGCCTGTTTCGGGTGGATAGGGTGCTGGAGGCGAGACCGCTCGAAGAGGGCTTCGAGACACCGACCGGGCTGGACTCACCGGAGGCGCTGCTACACGCGGTGGCCGCCGCGCCGGGGGAGGAGTGGTCGGTCGAGGTGCTGCTCGAGACGGAGCCGGGCGAAGCACGCAGGCAGCTTCCGCCGATAGGAATTTCGTTAGATCAGGTGGAGGAGGGTACGCTCCTGCGGTGCTCGACGCCCGATCTGGGCTGGATGGCGCGCGTGCTGGCCGCCCTCGACTGCCCATTCATCGTTCGCGCTCCGGAGGAGTTGAGATCCGCGCTGGAGGAGAGGGCCGCGGAGCTTGCCGCGCTCGCCCGGCGCAGGTAG
- a CDS encoding ATP-dependent Clp protease ATP-binding subunit, producing MICENCGVRPASVQVFQQSGDRRTTTYLCNQCARQLGMFGGSGGGFGPFEMLQNLIQQHSQSAGLFEALSQEAQEAVMRAREVAAGTTETDAIGTDHLLAGVVSGENVATEALRRAGADVEGMRRRFEEQRGDPGNRVYTFTPSAKRALQLSFTAARQMGASQVGAEHLLLGLLGEGDGNAYRILSQNGAGDAEALRREILRLLQQRGGQQMGPGVGAGAGMGAGGAGGGFPGGPQGQSRTPTLDQVSRDLTQMARDGELDPVIGRAGEIARVIRILSRRTKNNPVLIGEAGVGKTAIAEGLAQRIVSEDVPESLKGKRVVALDVGSLVAGTRFRGDFEERMQQLLRELRSEEKNIILFIDELHQIVGAGGAEGAVNASNMLKPALARGEIQVVGATTLDEYRKNIEKDTALERRFQPVMVGEPSVEETIGILFGLRDRYEAHHRVRISDEAIIGAAQLGDRYITDRFLPDKAIDLLDEAAAEVRLRSTVPPVDVKRIEDEISSLERQKEDAVRAEDYEKAAGFKQRIEQLKAELREQQQGWATSRESNAPEVTREDIARILEEWTGVPATNIVQEERERLLNLENVLHERVIGQDKAVKAVAEAIRRSRAGIKDPKRPVGSFIFLGPTGVGKTELARALAEYLFGEEDAMIRIDMSEFQEKHTVSRLVGAPPGYVGYEEAGQLTEAVRRRPYSVVLFDEIEKAHPDVFNTLLQLLDDGRLTDAQGRTVSFENTIVIMTSNVGSQHLVSERQFGFTAREGIDAREMERRARDALERTFRPEFLNRIDEIIVFQPLTKEDVLRIVDIMLGRLNRNLENQKVSVEVTPAAKEFLAERGYDQKFGARPLARTIRRYIENPLSSRIIGGEFSAGDTVLVDRSGEELSFTTKVHAAS from the coding sequence ATGATATGCGAGAACTGCGGGGTGAGGCCCGCGAGCGTGCAGGTGTTTCAGCAGAGTGGGGACCGCCGCACGACGACCTACCTGTGCAATCAGTGTGCCAGGCAGCTCGGGATGTTCGGTGGGTCGGGCGGCGGGTTCGGACCGTTTGAGATGTTGCAGAATTTGATCCAGCAGCACAGTCAATCGGCGGGACTTTTCGAGGCGCTCTCGCAGGAGGCGCAGGAGGCCGTCATGCGCGCCCGGGAGGTCGCCGCGGGGACGACCGAGACCGACGCGATCGGAACCGATCATCTGCTCGCCGGGGTGGTCTCGGGGGAGAACGTCGCTACCGAGGCGCTCCGGCGAGCCGGGGCGGATGTCGAGGGGATGAGGCGGCGCTTCGAGGAGCAGCGGGGTGACCCCGGGAACCGGGTGTACACCTTCACGCCGAGCGCCAAGCGGGCGCTGCAGCTCTCGTTCACCGCGGCGAGGCAGATGGGCGCGAGCCAGGTGGGTGCCGAGCACCTGCTGCTCGGGCTTCTGGGCGAGGGGGACGGCAACGCGTACCGCATCCTCTCGCAGAACGGCGCCGGGGACGCCGAGGCGTTGCGGCGGGAGATCCTGCGTCTTTTGCAGCAGCGCGGTGGGCAGCAGATGGGCCCCGGCGTGGGTGCCGGCGCCGGGATGGGCGCCGGCGGCGCCGGCGGCGGGTTCCCCGGCGGTCCGCAGGGCCAGAGCCGGACGCCCACGCTCGACCAGGTCAGCCGCGACCTCACCCAGATGGCGCGTGATGGGGAGCTCGACCCGGTCATCGGGCGGGCGGGTGAGATCGCGCGGGTCATCCGCATCCTCAGCCGCCGCACCAAGAACAACCCGGTCCTGATCGGGGAGGCCGGCGTCGGGAAGACCGCGATCGCCGAGGGGCTCGCGCAGCGCATCGTCTCCGAGGACGTGCCCGAGTCGCTTAAAGGCAAGCGGGTCGTCGCGCTCGACGTCGGGAGCCTGGTCGCCGGGACCCGCTTCCGCGGCGACTTCGAGGAGCGGATGCAGCAGCTGCTGCGCGAGCTGCGCTCCGAGGAGAAGAACATAATCCTCTTCATCGACGAGCTGCACCAGATCGTCGGGGCCGGCGGCGCCGAGGGGGCGGTGAACGCCTCGAACATGCTCAAGCCCGCGCTCGCCCGCGGCGAGATACAGGTCGTCGGGGCGACCACGCTCGACGAGTACCGCAAGAACATAGAGAAGGACACCGCGCTCGAGCGCCGCTTCCAGCCGGTGATGGTCGGCGAGCCCAGCGTCGAGGAGACCATCGGCATCCTCTTCGGGCTCAGGGACCGCTACGAGGCGCACCACCGCGTGAGGATCTCCGACGAGGCGATCATCGGGGCGGCGCAGCTCGGCGACCGCTACATCACCGACCGCTTCCTGCCGGACAAGGCGATAGACCTGCTGGATGAGGCGGCGGCCGAGGTGCGGCTGCGCTCGACGGTCCCGCCGGTGGACGTGAAGAGGATAGAGGATGAGATCTCCTCGCTCGAGCGCCAGAAGGAGGACGCCGTCCGGGCCGAGGACTACGAGAAGGCCGCCGGGTTCAAGCAGCGCATCGAGCAGCTCAAGGCCGAGCTGCGCGAGCAGCAGCAGGGCTGGGCGACGAGCCGCGAGTCCAACGCCCCCGAGGTCACGAGGGAGGACATCGCCCGCATCCTCGAGGAGTGGACCGGCGTGCCCGCGACCAACATCGTCCAGGAGGAGCGCGAGCGGCTGCTGAACCTGGAGAACGTGCTGCACGAGCGGGTCATCGGCCAGGACAAGGCGGTGAAGGCCGTCGCCGAGGCGATAAGGCGCTCGCGCGCCGGGATCAAGGACCCCAAGCGGCCGGTGGGGAGCTTCATCTTCCTCGGGCCCACGGGCGTCGGCAAGACCGAGCTCGCCCGGGCGCTCGCCGAGTACCTCTTCGGCGAGGAGGACGCCATGATCCGCATCGACATGAGCGAGTTCCAGGAGAAGCACACCGTGAGCCGGCTCGTCGGGGCTCCGCCGGGGTACGTCGGCTACGAGGAGGCCGGCCAGCTCACCGAGGCCGTCCGGCGCCGCCCGTACAGCGTGGTCCTCTTCGACGAGATCGAGAAGGCCCACCCGGACGTGTTCAACACGCTGCTTCAGCTGCTGGACGACGGACGGCTGACCGACGCCCAGGGCCGAACGGTCTCCTTCGAGAACACGATCGTCATCATGACCTCGAACGTCGGCAGCCAGCACCTGGTCTCCGAACGTCAGTTCGGGTTCACGGCCCGCGAGGGCATCGACGCGCGGGAGATGGAGCGGCGTGCCCGCGACGCCCTCGAGCGCACCTTCCGGCCCGAGTTCCTGAACCGGATCGACGAGATCATCGTCTTCCAGCCGCTCACCAAGGAGGACGTGCTCAGGATCGTGGACATCATGCTCGGACGGCTCAACAGGAACCTCGAGAACCAGAAGGTCTCGGTCGAGGTCACCCCGGCGGCGAAGGAGTTCCTCGCCGAGCGCGGCTACGACCAGAAGTTCGGCGCCCGTCCGCTCGCCCGCACGATCCGGCGCTACATCGAGAACCCGCTCTCCAGCAGGATCATCGGCGGCGAGTTCTCCGCGGGCGATACCGTCCTCGTGGACCGCTCCGGCGAAGAGCTCTCCTTCACCACGAAGGTCCACGCCGCCTCCTGA